CAAATAAAATCTTGTCTAAGATTAATGTGTACAATACATAACACATGtaacaattttattcaacgCGAGACTGATACTTTATCAAAACCTAAAATATAAGATAGAAgtctattattataaaaaactataaataattattggaaTGTAGAATTGATATTCTTTCAGACTTGTATGACTGTGATGTGGAATGCCTCAATCGTGGTAATCTTAATTATGTCCGTTAAACAATAATAAAGGCGATAACAATTTCTAATAAATGAAAACTGATGATGCAACGATACAAATTAATCGGctaaatataatgaaatattgaaatacgtTGAAAGGAATatgtattattacaaaatacttACATGTTTGTACAGATCCAACATTTGAATTCGAGCATTAAGCAACGTACGTATACACCTTTCTGTAAtcaaaattgacaaaataaataattatttaaaatggtATATTACGATATTATATACAGACGCTACCTGAAaggattaaaaaaataattgttacacGCACCTATCTTCTGGCGTGCGTGCCAAATATTCACGTTCGATTAAACCTTCGATACGCTTTTTAATTATTacgggagaaggcaaaaatcgtCCTCTTAATTGTTCCGTTACTTCTGTTACAAGTATATTGTGCTGAAAAAAAAGTAAGAAGATTGAAACATGTTAAACACGTAAATAATCATAAATGGAAGAAAATGTGTGTTACATACAGGCATGCGCTTCCGATCTTTCATAATGCGAACGATAGCTGCTTCTATCTCGTGCTTTCTATCTTCATCAACTTTGTTACGCGTTTCTCTTCTTTCAGGTTCTGATTCTCCCTTTGCTGCTACAGTTTGAATCTTCACTCtttgtaaaattatatacaatttacAATATAGCATTGAATAgctttaaataaatttggttatattattttaataagatCGTAGTACCTGTGTAATTTACTGGTAAAACTGTCATTGACACAGAAATAATGTGAAGGTTCGATTTCCTTTGTACGAGGATGCTTTAGTAATACTCTCTGTGTAGCTTTGCCCATTGCGAGAGATTGTAATGCTCTAACCAAGTCTCTCTCTGGAATATCGGTTTCACCTTGAATTTCCTACGCAATGTTTTATAGATTGTATCATGAAATATCGAAATTCCAATGCAAGCAGTATCGATTAACAAAACTGCCGTTTAAACTAACCTCGTACGTTAATTTGTCTCTCTTATTGAAAAGCATTAAGACGCACATTTGATAAGTTGAAACTTGTATTATGTGTTTTCTCGTGTTTCCGCAACTGCTGCTACGCTGGCTCTGCAGACTACCGTTAGTACTACCACCTCCATTACCGATGGAACTTGAAGACGACGGTGTATCTAAACCACCACAACTGCTTTCTTCTCTTCGTGGTCCATGAAATACGGCATTCAAATCCGCTGAACCTAAAGCAAAAAATATAGCCATTATAAAATAAACGtaataaaaatgacaaaaaaaaaaaaaaaacggaattaGAGAAACGATATTTCACAAACCTAGTTGTGGTTGCAATGTCAATTGTCGACCACTGTGTTTAGCGAGATAGAAACGTCGAAAGGCATCGAAAGCATCTCGTGGAGCTGATGGCATGCTACactttggagtcgcagattgaGTCGGCCAGAAACCGGTTGTCAAAACTCTTACACTTATATCCACCCCATGTAAATTTGTCTGTAATATAAAAGCAAAATTAAAGAGCTGTCTAACTATTCTACACTATTGTAACTATATCAAATATAAAACTTacattggatgtaagaacgtgATCCTTAAATTCATCCATAATCGTATTACTGACTGTTATGTCTTTAAACATTCCTTCTAATTTTGATGTGAACTGACATCCACATTCAGTCTACAATGTAATAGAAAGAAACTCAATACACGATTTAAGTACAAATCTTAATTAGGCAATAAttaataacgaaaataaatttctacctTTAGTTTGGATATCATATTTTTCTCGCTGTCATCAGAGAcggatttatttaataaaagacGTTTGGCTAAGTGCTGCTTATAGTACCGTTCAAATACGTCTTTTTCTTGGAGAAACCGAAAGAGAACCATGGTTTTATCCAGAATACCTTCAATTTCCTGCTCCGTCATCTGAAGTGCATTAATGAACacttttctttaatattaatCGCCGTGCAATTACTAACTACTAGACACGAAGAAGTAAAAATAAGTTTGTTTTTCAAATAATCCTTTGTATAATACAAAAGATTTAGTAACATTTCACGGCACTACCTACCATAAGTACATATTTATAGAAATACAGTTAATAGAACTAACCCCTTTAACACCCTTTTTCAGCTTGTCATCAATGAAGAGCGAAAGGTATTCTGGACTCTTTGTATTTAAATTGAGGAAGTATTCAAAATCGGAGGCTATCATTTGTTTATAGTTCTTATCGTTATTAAATGAGTAATGAAGAAAATGATCAAAACGATCTTTTAAATCCAACAAATTCTGAATGAAAAGTACTGCATTTGTTGTTGATTCGTGTTCTTCCTGAA
This window of the Ptiloglossa arizonensis isolate GNS036 chromosome 5, iyPtiAriz1_principal, whole genome shotgun sequence genome carries:
- the Cul3 gene encoding cullin 3, which encodes MMKSSAMLKKESKMRIRAFPTNMDEKYVENIWALLKNAIQEIQKKNNSGLSFEELYRNAYTMVLHKYGERLYTGLKEVVTHHLENKVREDVLGSLHNNFLQTLNQAWNDHQTSMVMIRDILMYMDRVYVQQNDVNNVYNLGLIIFRDQVVRYGCVRDHLRETLLGMVARERRGEVVDRIAIKNACQMLMLLGINSRQVYEEDFERPFLQQSAEFYRMESQKFLAENSASVYIKKVESRICEESERAKHYLDESTEPRIVEVVEEELIKIHMRTIVEMENSGVVHMLKNQKTEDLGCMYKLFSRVSDGLRTVCDCVSQFLKEQGRAMIQEEHESTTNAVLFIQNLLDLKDRFDHFLHYSFNNDKNYKQMIASDFEYFLNLNTKSPEYLSLFIDDKLKKGVKGMTEQEIEGILDKTMVLFRFLQEKDVFERYYKQHLAKRLLLNKSVSDDSEKNMISKLKTECGCQFTSKLEGMFKDITVSNTIMDEFKDHVLTSNTNLHGVDISVRVLTTGFWPTQSATPKCSMPSAPRDAFDAFRRFYLAKHSGRQLTLQPQLGSADLNAVFHGPRREESSCGGLDTPSSSSSIGNGGGSTNGSLQSQRSSSCGNTRKHIIQVSTYQMCVLMLFNKRDKLTYEEIQGETDIPERDLVRALQSLAMGKATQRVLLKHPRTKEIEPSHYFCVNDSFTSKLHRVKIQTVAAKGESEPERRETRNKVDEDRKHEIEAAIVRIMKDRKRMPHNILVTEVTEQLRGRFLPSPVIIKKRIEGLIEREYLARTPEDRKVYTYVA